The Paenibacillus macerans genome includes a window with the following:
- the glf gene encoding UDP-galactopyranose mutase codes for MYDYLIVGAGLFGAVFAYEATKRGKKCLVIDKRNHIGGNVYTEEVEGIQVHKYGAHIFHTNSKAIWDYVNRFAEFNRYTNSPIANYKGEIYNLPFNMNTFNKLWGVATPDEAKRKIDEQRKAAGITEPGNLEEQAISLVGTDIYEKLVKGYTEKQWGRSAKELPSFIIKRLPVRFTYDNNYFNDTYQGIPIGGYQAIIQKMLEDADVKLNADFFHDRGAYEKLAKKIVYTGMIDQYFEYAYGVLEYRSLRFETAVLSDTANYQGNAVVNYTDRETPYTRIIEHKHFEFGTQDKTVITREYPTEWKPGDEPYYPINDDKNNEIYRKYKALADAEANVIFGGRLATYKYYDMHQVIGAALAAVDKEFGD; via the coding sequence ATGTATGATTACTTAATCGTCGGCGCGGGTTTGTTCGGAGCCGTCTTTGCTTATGAGGCCACAAAAAGAGGCAAGAAGTGCCTGGTTATCGATAAAAGAAACCACATCGGCGGAAACGTGTATACGGAAGAGGTCGAAGGCATTCAAGTGCACAAATACGGCGCTCATATTTTTCACACCAACAGTAAAGCAATATGGGACTACGTGAACCGGTTTGCCGAATTCAACCGCTATACCAATTCGCCTATCGCCAACTACAAAGGGGAAATCTACAATCTCCCGTTTAATATGAATACGTTCAACAAATTATGGGGTGTTGCCACCCCGGATGAAGCTAAACGGAAAATCGACGAACAAAGGAAAGCCGCCGGCATTACGGAACCGGGCAACCTGGAGGAGCAAGCCATCTCTCTGGTCGGAACCGATATCTACGAAAAACTGGTCAAAGGCTACACGGAAAAACAGTGGGGAAGATCCGCCAAAGAGCTGCCTTCCTTCATCATCAAGCGCCTGCCCGTCCGTTTTACTTATGACAACAATTACTTTAACGACACGTATCAAGGCATCCCGATCGGCGGTTACCAGGCTATAATCCAAAAGATGCTAGAAGACGCAGACGTCAAGTTAAATGCCGATTTCTTTCATGACCGGGGAGCGTACGAAAAACTGGCCAAAAAGATCGTTTATACCGGCATGATCGACCAATATTTCGAATACGCCTACGGCGTTCTGGAATACCGGAGTTTGCGGTTCGAGACGGCCGTATTGAGCGACACCGCCAATTATCAAGGCAATGCCGTGGTCAATTATACGGATAGAGAAACACCGTATACGCGAATCATCGAGCATAAGCACTTTGAGTTCGGAACGCAGGACAAGACGGTCATTACCCGCGAATATCCCACAGAGTGGAAGCCGGGAGACGAGCCTTATTACCCGATCAACGACGATAAAAACAATGAAATCTACAGGAAATACAAGGCATTGGCCGACGCGGAGGCAAACGTGATCTTCGGCGGCCGCTTGGCCACCTATAAATACTATGACATGCACCAGGTCATCGGCGCCGCCTTGGCTGCGGTTGATAAGGAGTTTGGAGACTAA
- a CDS encoding thiol-disulfide oxidoreductase DCC family protein — MRESDNHAVVLFDGVCNFCNGSVQFIIRRDRAGYFRFASLQSDAAKSLLAGRAEAPSLDSIILIENDRVFTESTAVLRIARKLDGIWRGAALFLAVPKPLRDWAYRLFARNRYRWFGKRSECMLPTPEQRQRFLSMDEAGKF; from the coding sequence GTGAGAGAGTCGGATAACCATGCCGTCGTTCTTTTTGACGGCGTATGTAATTTTTGCAACGGATCGGTGCAGTTCATCATTCGGAGAGATCGGGCTGGTTACTTCCGGTTTGCTTCGCTGCAGTCGGATGCGGCGAAGTCGCTGCTCGCAGGGCGGGCGGAAGCACCCAGTCTTGACTCGATCATTTTGATTGAAAATGACCGGGTGTTCACCGAGTCCACCGCGGTACTTCGAATCGCTAGAAAGCTGGACGGGATCTGGAGAGGAGCGGCCCTGTTCCTCGCTGTCCCCAAACCGCTCAGGGATTGGGCTTACCGTCTATTTGCCCGCAATCGATACCGCTGGTTCGGCAAACGCAGCGAATGCATGTTGCCGACGCCGGAGCAGCGCCAGCGATTTTTAAGCATGGATGAAGCGGGGAAGTTTTGA
- a CDS encoding transposase: protein MEANTGTELQPFSSRYNSEQDCMEALIAMKWPNGFVCPRCTYTRCSRLTSRHIPLFECGKCKHQTSPLVGTIFEGTHLPLVKWFQALELFLLEGGISALRLSKVIRVAYKTAWSVLHKIRHAVGEFDARELLSGDVKVNSDQYGRNPSRCQLSHPYASAVVAGCTVTESGEPEQVKIRLVPHKRGGEKRAGRPSRSNRVYWRACGCPYIGGTVVSSGLSAVCALAESGERGVGIAEEYVWSLGTEASASVSERVHRTPPAAPAKRTARSGRNDAAAVAANVCGDSGDSLPPADRAPTEPAPCGCGLIEVLERYKRFCKQTQAAARSRSFHFFLCLARFLPSQACFPSHKPVYDLKQV, encoded by the coding sequence ATGGAAGCCAATACGGGAACGGAACTTCAGCCATTCAGCAGCCGTTATAACAGCGAGCAGGACTGCATGGAGGCGCTAATCGCGATGAAGTGGCCAAACGGCTTCGTCTGCCCGCGCTGCACTTACACCCGGTGCAGCCGCCTGACTTCCCGGCATATTCCCTTGTTCGAGTGCGGAAAGTGCAAGCATCAAACATCGCCTTTGGTCGGCACGATTTTTGAAGGAACGCATCTCCCCCTGGTGAAGTGGTTCCAGGCCCTGGAGTTGTTCCTGCTTGAGGGCGGCATCTCGGCGCTGCGGCTGAGCAAGGTGATCCGGGTCGCCTACAAGACCGCCTGGTCGGTGCTGCACAAAATACGCCATGCCGTGGGGGAGTTCGATGCCCGGGAGCTGCTCTCCGGAGACGTGAAGGTGAACAGCGATCAGTATGGGCGTAATCCGTCCCGGTGTCAGCTTTCGCATCCGTATGCCTCGGCGGTCGTAGCCGGCTGCACGGTCACAGAGTCGGGCGAGCCGGAACAAGTCAAAATCCGCCTGGTGCCGCATAAGCGGGGAGGCGAAAAAAGGGCAGGCAGACCGTCACGATCTAACCGCGTTTATTGGCGGGCATGTGGATGTCCATACATCGGCGGTACAGTTGTTTCCTCAGGCCTTTCGGCTGTATGCGCCCTTGCGGAAAGTGGTGAGAGAGGCGTGGGAATCGCTGAAGAGTACGTATGGAGCCTTGGGACTGAAGCATCTGCAAGCGTATCTGAACGAGTACACCGTACGCCGCCGGCTGCGCCTGCAAAGAGGACGGCCCGGAGCGGAAGAAACGATGCGGCAGCAGTTGCTGCAAATGTGTGTGGCGATTCCGGCGATTCCTTACCGCCGGCTGATCGCGCGCCAACCGAACCAGCCCCTTGCGGCTGCGGCCTGATAGAAGTGCTTGAACGGTACAAACGTTTCTGCAAACAGACTCAGGCTGCAGCAAGATCACGGTCTTTTCATTTTTTCTTGTGTCTTGCCCGATTCCTCCCGTCTCAGGCTTGCTTCCCTTCTCATAAACCTGTCTATGATCTTAAACAGGTTTAA
- a CDS encoding glycosyl hydrolase, giving the protein MEYFGSQQGKESLKFSGSTDWEYQQILFTPAAGVQYARVSFWNNTAVDYFIDDAVIREYADEEPPTAPGKWETELIEDGLKLTWTGSADDSGVEAYQLSYKKTEDSGWQNVSVPHVEGQTKYTYSLENLEAYQVYALKLTAVDEAGNISDAVIGLEATPGPNLVENPGLETGSVSPWEVWKNLETTTDHPHSGQYALKIKNLTGGGTKKINVTPDTTYLVSFWTRFAGEPVTSFGLDFSLFGPTETKVPITAPVSTEWTKTEERIHSGSGDKLMRLAMWNTTGVDMFMDDVFVGALPELPANLKPSVPANAKVNGTDWVSADLEWEASEGPYGVKAYTVSYKEEGGNEEWRTVTVPAVQGQTSYSYKLEGLSPETAYDIEIKAVSEGDLVSEGAVLRAATSPVRASNPDASAEALSLLERLYDTTGNGIFTGQHNYYEDPSNWYNKAAEITGVYPALWGSDFAYYTGGDFAGLRQKMINTAIAKAQSGAMITLTYHQIRPFDPKTAGWESVKAKVTEEQMEEIVPPGTDLYNQWAAQVDEVAGYLTQLKDAGVPVLWRPYHEMNAEFFWWGGRPELFKQLWVNMYDRFTNVHHLDNLIWVWSPNAESEWAYDSAPYYPGHDYVDVLAMDIYNNDYKDAYYEKLVELSGGRPIAIGENGELPDPKVLKERQPRFVYFMTWSEYLTNKNSVEKINSLYHDARTINNGGSGL; this is encoded by the coding sequence ATGGAGTATTTCGGTTCCCAGCAGGGAAAAGAAAGCCTGAAATTCTCCGGATCGACGGACTGGGAGTATCAACAAATTTTATTTACCCCCGCTGCAGGCGTGCAGTATGCCCGGGTATCTTTTTGGAATAACACGGCGGTCGATTATTTTATTGACGATGCGGTGATTCGGGAATATGCGGACGAAGAACCGCCAACCGCACCCGGCAAATGGGAGACCGAGCTTATAGAGGACGGTCTTAAGCTGACCTGGACGGGTTCAGCGGATGATTCCGGCGTGGAGGCATACCAGCTTTCCTACAAGAAAACGGAGGATTCCGGCTGGCAGAACGTGAGCGTCCCCCATGTGGAGGGACAAACCAAGTACACCTATAGCCTCGAAAATCTGGAAGCCTATCAGGTATATGCCCTCAAGCTGACTGCCGTAGACGAGGCGGGCAACATCTCGGACGCCGTTATTGGGCTGGAAGCCACACCGGGCCCCAACCTGGTGGAAAACCCGGGGCTTGAGACCGGTTCCGTGTCCCCTTGGGAGGTATGGAAAAACCTTGAGACCACCACGGACCATCCGCACAGCGGACAATACGCCCTGAAGATCAAAAATCTGACCGGCGGCGGCACCAAGAAAATAAACGTAACGCCCGATACCACCTATTTGGTCAGCTTTTGGACCCGGTTTGCCGGCGAGCCGGTCACAAGCTTCGGGCTAGATTTCAGCTTATTCGGGCCAACGGAAACCAAGGTGCCGATAACTGCCCCGGTCAGCACGGAATGGACCAAGACCGAAGAGCGAATTCATTCCGGAAGCGGCGACAAGCTGATGAGGCTGGCCATGTGGAATACGACGGGCGTAGACATGTTTATGGATGATGTTTTTGTAGGGGCCCTGCCTGAGCTTCCTGCAAACCTCAAACCCAGCGTCCCGGCCAATGCCAAAGTAAACGGAACGGACTGGGTATCGGCGGACCTGGAGTGGGAGGCGTCGGAAGGACCTTATGGAGTCAAGGCTTATACGGTATCCTATAAGGAAGAGGGGGGAAATGAGGAATGGCGGACGGTAACGGTTCCCGCTGTCCAGGGGCAGACGTCTTATTCCTATAAACTGGAAGGCTTATCTCCGGAAACGGCTTATGACATTGAAATAAAAGCGGTCAGCGAAGGAGACCTGGTTTCGGAGGGAGCGGTTTTGCGGGCAGCCACAAGCCCTGTGAGGGCCTCCAACCCGGATGCCTCCGCCGAGGCGCTATCTCTGCTGGAGCGATTGTATGACACCACCGGGAACGGTATTTTTACAGGACAGCACAATTACTATGAGGACCCCTCCAACTGGTACAATAAAGCAGCCGAAATAACCGGCGTGTATCCTGCCTTATGGGGCTCTGATTTTGCCTATTACACAGGCGGCGACTTTGCGGGCTTAAGACAAAAGATGATTAATACCGCCATCGCCAAAGCCCAAAGCGGCGCCATGATCACCTTGACTTATCACCAAATTCGTCCTTTTGATCCTAAAACTGCCGGATGGGAAAGCGTAAAAGCGAAGGTAACGGAGGAGCAGATGGAAGAGATCGTTCCCCCCGGTACGGACCTGTATAATCAATGGGCAGCCCAAGTGGACGAAGTAGCCGGTTACCTGACCCAGCTTAAGGATGCGGGAGTTCCCGTGTTATGGCGGCCTTACCATGAAATGAACGCAGAATTTTTCTGGTGGGGCGGACGTCCGGAGCTTTTCAAGCAATTATGGGTCAATATGTACGACAGGTTCACCAATGTTCATCATTTGGATAACTTGATCTGGGTATGGAGTCCAAACGCGGAAAGCGAATGGGCTTATGACTCGGCTCCTTATTACCCCGGACACGATTATGTGGACGTGCTGGCCATGGACATCTACAATAACGACTACAAAGACGCCTATTACGAAAAACTGGTGGAACTCAGCGGCGGAAGACCGATCGCCATCGGCGAAAACGGAGAGCTGCCCGACCCTAAGGTCTTAAAGGAACGGCAACCCCGGTTTGTCTACTTTATGACCTGGTCCGAATACCTGACGAATAAAAATTCCGTGGAGAAAATCAATTCGCTGTATCACGATGCGCGTACGATAAATAACGGAGGCAGTGGCCTTTGA
- a CDS encoding HTH domain-containing protein produces MRLDRLLGITLELMAKKRVTAAQLAGKFEVSVRTVYRDVELINQAGIPVASFTGADGGFELMNGFFLTRQHFSLEDLSVIYSLLKAMEGAMGGTAASAMRKLASLHPALANEGSHEAVILSMDAPEQLKASSGGKTLTIRLAAGTDPAGVCGLLASEHGVAGQANEDGSIVKVAVQETGLAHAVIGTLLGHGAAIDDFTMGDPSLDDVFFALTAAHGKEASSA; encoded by the coding sequence GTGAGATTGGACCGTTTGCTCGGAATCACGCTGGAGTTGATGGCTAAAAAAAGGGTAACCGCCGCGCAGTTGGCCGGCAAGTTCGAAGTGTCGGTGCGCACCGTCTACCGTGACGTCGAATTGATCAACCAGGCCGGCATCCCGGTCGCCTCGTTCACCGGCGCGGATGGCGGATTCGAGCTGATGAACGGATTTTTCCTGACGCGGCAGCACTTCTCGCTCGAAGACTTGTCGGTGATCTATTCGCTTTTGAAGGCGATGGAAGGAGCGATGGGCGGGACGGCGGCATCGGCGATGCGGAAGCTGGCCAGCCTGCATCCGGCGCTGGCGAATGAAGGAAGCCATGAAGCCGTCATTCTTAGCATGGACGCGCCGGAACAGCTCAAAGCTTCCAGCGGCGGCAAGACGCTGACGATCCGGCTGGCGGCGGGAACCGATCCCGCCGGCGTCTGCGGCCTGCTCGCAAGCGAGCATGGGGTGGCCGGCCAAGCGAACGAGGATGGGTCGATCGTGAAAGTAGCGGTCCAGGAAACCGGGCTGGCGCACGCCGTTATCGGCACGCTGCTTGGCCACGGGGCGGCGATCGACGATTTTACCATGGGCGACCCGAGCCTTGATGACGTGTTCTTCGCGCTCACCGCCGCTCACGGAAAGGAGGCATCGTCAGCATGA
- a CDS encoding MFS transporter, whose amino-acid sequence MNKWKTRIGYGAGDLGCNLVFSTMASYLMIFYTDVFGITAAAAGTLMLVTKIIDAFADTGMGLLVDRTKTRWGQGRPYFLIGAVPFTVFTILTFVVPDVNMTGKLIWAYFSFTLLNIAYTVVNIPLNTIVPRLTADNHERNWLVSTRMICALIGTALVMSITTPLVNSFGQGDTQKGFLLTMSLYGIAAMFIFIFTFMNTKEVVPPTVAPGKSSFKEDLKGLTDQSILFFIVNFLYFALFVIRNTTVIYYFTYNLERTDWLTFAGLFGILSGLPMLLILPWLQKRISKKNVMLLSIAIYIAGDLILYFGKSSALLLIAGLAITGLGIYGIFGVTFAIQPDVIDYSEYKKNRSISGMIAAFQGFFVKGSMGLASALIGVILNMGGYVPNAEQTVTALKYIELTFIWIPLIICIFIGITVWFYKLDGKRAEMDVELERRRAMSGGNAVGF is encoded by the coding sequence ATGAATAAATGGAAAACTAGAATCGGTTATGGGGCTGGCGATTTAGGGTGCAACCTGGTATTCAGCACCATGGCCTCTTATTTGATGATTTTTTATACGGATGTCTTCGGAATCACGGCCGCTGCCGCGGGCACGTTAATGCTGGTAACCAAAATCATCGATGCTTTTGCGGATACGGGCATGGGCTTGTTGGTGGATCGCACGAAAACGAGATGGGGGCAAGGAAGACCCTATTTTCTGATCGGCGCCGTTCCTTTTACCGTATTTACCATCTTGACGTTTGTGGTTCCCGATGTAAATATGACCGGAAAACTGATCTGGGCCTATTTCTCGTTTACTTTGTTAAACATTGCTTATACGGTTGTCAATATCCCGTTAAACACGATCGTGCCCAGATTAACCGCGGATAATCACGAGCGAAACTGGCTGGTGTCCACCAGAATGATCTGCGCGCTGATTGGGACGGCTTTAGTGATGTCCATTACAACACCGTTAGTAAATTCCTTTGGCCAAGGAGATACGCAAAAGGGCTTTTTGCTCACCATGAGCCTTTACGGCATTGCGGCCATGTTCATATTTATTTTTACCTTTATGAACACAAAAGAGGTTGTCCCTCCGACCGTGGCGCCCGGGAAGTCTTCTTTTAAAGAAGACCTGAAAGGATTGACGGATCAGAGCATTTTATTCTTTATCGTGAATTTCCTCTATTTTGCGCTGTTTGTTATCCGCAATACGACCGTCATCTATTATTTTACGTATAACCTCGAACGGACGGACTGGCTCACCTTTGCCGGCCTGTTCGGCATTTTGTCCGGGCTGCCGATGCTGCTTATTTTACCTTGGCTGCAAAAGCGGATATCCAAGAAAAACGTCATGCTTCTAAGCATCGCTATCTATATTGCGGGGGATTTAATCCTTTATTTCGGAAAGTCATCCGCCTTGCTGCTCATCGCGGGGCTGGCGATCACCGGGCTCGGTATTTACGGCATCTTCGGCGTCACGTTTGCGATTCAGCCGGATGTCATCGATTATTCGGAATATAAAAAGAACCGAAGCATTTCCGGTATGATTGCGGCTTTCCAAGGCTTTTTCGTCAAAGGAAGCATGGGGCTGGCCAGCGCTTTAATCGGAGTGATCCTGAACATGGGCGGTTATGTCCCCAATGCCGAGCAAACGGTAACCGCTTTAAAATATATTGAATTAACGTTTATATGGATTCCGCTAATCATCTGCATCTTCATCGGAATTACCGTTTGGTTCTATAAGCTTGACGGCAAGCGCGCGGAAATGGATGTGGAGCTGGAACGGCGCCGGGCGATGTCCGGGGGGAATGCGGTTGGTTTTTAA
- a CDS encoding FGGY-family carbohydrate kinase, whose product MHYLLGTDIGTSGTKTILADTSGNVVAQDLQEYDVLTPKPLWAEQWPEVWLEAAKTSIKNTVRKAGIPAEKIHGIAISGLYGGSGVPLGDNMEPVRPCMIWMDRRAEEETKWVLDRIGEEKLLEITHNGADPYYGYTKILWMKHHEPENWRKTKLFLPPNDYVIYKLTGNIAIDYSSAGNIGGIFDMNTRTWSQEMMDAMGIPLSMMPENLVESTDIVGGLTKAAADELGLCEGMPVIAGGIDCGAANIGLGVLEPGVYAAAIGTSMCAAFISDQPLKRKDLIVWPYLYDAKKLSYYFAGGATAGAIVKWFRQTLCQFELEAEKAGGKNAYDVLNEQAAQIPAGSEGLIVLPYFMGERSPIWDSDAKGTIVGLSLAHTKAHIYRAFLEAVAYSLREAMEATGENLGEYILIAGGVTKSKLWRQIFADVTGYPVVCPVHDVEANMGDVMLAGIGTGLLSYEDVKKWPVLDEKVMPNPQHREKYNGYYEVYKSVYQHLKQDMKTLTKLS is encoded by the coding sequence ATGCACTATTTACTGGGAACGGATATTGGAACATCGGGCACAAAAACGATATTGGCGGATACAAGCGGAAATGTGGTCGCCCAGGATTTACAGGAATACGACGTATTGACCCCAAAGCCCTTATGGGCGGAGCAGTGGCCCGAGGTGTGGCTGGAGGCGGCGAAGACGTCGATTAAAAATACGGTACGGAAAGCGGGAATTCCGGCGGAAAAAATTCACGGGATCGCCATCAGCGGACTGTACGGGGGCTCCGGGGTTCCGCTGGGCGACAATATGGAGCCGGTCCGGCCGTGCATGATTTGGATGGACCGCAGAGCGGAAGAAGAGACCAAGTGGGTCTTGGACCGGATCGGCGAAGAAAAACTGCTGGAAATTACCCATAACGGGGCCGACCCCTATTACGGCTATACGAAAATATTATGGATGAAACACCATGAACCGGAAAATTGGCGGAAAACCAAGCTTTTTCTCCCGCCCAATGATTACGTCATCTATAAACTGACCGGGAACATTGCCATCGACTATTCTTCCGCGGGCAATATCGGCGGCATTTTTGATATGAATACCCGAACCTGGTCGCAAGAAATGATGGACGCCATGGGCATACCGCTGTCCATGATGCCGGAAAATCTCGTGGAATCCACGGATATTGTCGGCGGATTAACGAAAGCGGCGGCGGACGAATTGGGCCTTTGCGAAGGGATGCCGGTGATCGCCGGCGGGATTGACTGCGGCGCCGCCAATATCGGTCTCGGTGTATTGGAACCCGGGGTTTATGCGGCGGCCATCGGAACTTCGATGTGTGCGGCATTCATTTCCGATCAACCGCTAAAGCGAAAAGATCTCATCGTTTGGCCCTATTTATACGATGCCAAAAAACTATCCTACTATTTCGCCGGCGGGGCCACGGCGGGAGCGATCGTAAAATGGTTCCGGCAAACGTTGTGCCAATTTGAACTCGAAGCGGAAAAAGCCGGCGGGAAAAACGCGTACGACGTGTTAAATGAGCAGGCGGCCCAAATCCCGGCCGGCAGCGAAGGGCTGATCGTGCTTCCTTATTTTATGGGGGAGAGAAGCCCGATTTGGGATTCGGACGCCAAAGGAACGATCGTCGGACTATCGTTGGCGCATACCAAAGCCCATATTTACCGGGCGTTTCTGGAAGCGGTTGCGTATTCTTTGCGGGAGGCGATGGAAGCCACCGGTGAAAACCTCGGCGAGTATATCCTGATTGCCGGCGGTGTAACGAAGTCAAAACTGTGGCGGCAAATCTTTGCCGATGTGACCGGTTATCCGGTGGTCTGCCCGGTGCATGATGTCGAAGCGAATATGGGCGATGTGATGCTGGCCGGAATCGGAACAGGCCTGCTCTCTTACGAGGATGTGAAGAAATGGCCGGTTTTGGACGAGAAGGTGATGCCTAATCCACAGCACCGCGAGAAATATAACGGTTATTACGAGGTCTACAAATCGGTTTATCAACATTTAAAGCAGGATATGAAAACGCTGACAAAACTTTCTTGA
- a CDS encoding SDR family oxidoreductase, translating to MGIIEKMRLDGKKIFVTGGARGIGKSVATAFAEAGADVAIVDLDIAEARKTAAELEQGHKIKAFAIRADVTKPEEVDAMIGEVLSVFGRLDVAFCNAGICLNVPAEDMTYDQWRKVIDINLTGVFLTAQAAGKVMLKQGGGSIINTASMSGHIVNVPQPQCSYNASKAGVIQLTKSLAVEWASRNVRVNCISPGYIGTELTLNSPSLKPLIEQWNSVAPLKRMGKPEELQSICVYLAGDTSSFTTGADFVIDGAFTCI from the coding sequence ATGGGCATCATCGAAAAAATGAGACTGGACGGGAAGAAAATTTTCGTTACCGGCGGCGCAAGAGGAATCGGTAAAAGCGTGGCCACCGCCTTTGCCGAAGCGGGAGCGGATGTGGCGATTGTGGACCTGGATATCGCGGAGGCCAGAAAGACCGCTGCGGAGCTTGAACAAGGCCATAAAATTAAAGCGTTTGCAATCCGGGCGGATGTAACCAAACCCGAAGAGGTGGACGCCATGATCGGGGAAGTGCTGAGCGTTTTCGGGCGTCTGGATGTCGCCTTCTGCAACGCCGGAATTTGCCTGAATGTCCCGGCCGAGGATATGACGTACGACCAGTGGAGAAAGGTGATCGACATCAACCTGACCGGGGTATTTCTGACCGCGCAGGCAGCCGGAAAGGTCATGTTAAAACAAGGCGGCGGTTCGATCATTAATACGGCTTCGATGTCGGGACATATTGTGAATGTGCCGCAACCGCAATGCTCCTACAACGCCTCCAAAGCGGGAGTGATCCAGCTCACCAAATCGCTGGCCGTGGAATGGGCGTCAAGAAATGTGCGCGTGAACTGCATCAGCCCCGGATATATCGGAACAGAGCTGACCTTGAACTCTCCGAGCCTAAAGCCGTTGATCGAACAATGGAACAGCGTTGCGCCGCTGAAGCGCATGGGGAAACCGGAAGAACTGCAGTCCATTTGCGTTTATCTTGCCGGGGACACCAGCAGCTTTACGACGGGAGCCGATTTTGTCATAGACGGTGCTTTTACTTGTATTTAA
- a CDS encoding ROK family transcriptional regulator — protein sequence MDHNTAVKDIKKNNYSAIYHLIYQHGKLSKQEIANQLHLSLPTVTQNLVRLEEEKLIEKSGLFESSVGRRAAAYAICPQARISIGVEIQKESVRILAVDLLGIVFRQMELPLGYANGDRYYKELSDAVQSFISSLDVPEDRVLGIGFGVQALTSADGQKITYGKILDCTGLEIDVFARHLKYPCMFVHDAKGAAAAELWVRNDIGDAVYLSIGRHLGGAIIINGQIEMGKEGHSGTVEHMTIEPNGAPCYCGKKGCMETRSSVSALLEEGETLDSFFRQVRSGVSPYAERWDAFLDYLAFSINNIHLVINREFILGGHISPYLKQQDIDILHEKVDERTAFPSHEPFIHISRSPENGVPIGAALPYIQSFLNSI from the coding sequence ATGGACCATAACACCGCAGTTAAAGATATAAAAAAGAACAATTACTCGGCGATTTACCATCTCATTTATCAACATGGAAAACTTTCAAAACAGGAAATCGCCAACCAGCTTCATTTGAGCTTGCCGACCGTTACGCAAAATCTGGTGCGTTTGGAAGAGGAAAAACTGATCGAGAAAAGCGGGTTGTTTGAATCTTCCGTCGGCCGGCGCGCAGCCGCTTATGCCATATGCCCTCAAGCCCGAATTAGTATCGGCGTGGAAATTCAGAAAGAGTCCGTGCGGATCTTGGCGGTTGATTTGCTTGGCATCGTCTTTCGGCAAATGGAATTGCCGCTTGGCTATGCCAACGGGGACCGTTATTACAAGGAGTTAAGCGATGCCGTGCAATCCTTCATCTCGTCTCTGGATGTGCCGGAAGATCGGGTGCTCGGCATCGGATTTGGCGTGCAAGCCTTAACCTCCGCCGACGGACAAAAAATCACATACGGTAAGATCTTGGATTGCACAGGACTGGAGATTGATGTGTTTGCGCGGCATCTCAAGTATCCTTGCATGTTTGTGCATGATGCCAAGGGAGCCGCGGCTGCAGAACTGTGGGTTAGAAATGACATTGGCGACGCGGTCTACCTGTCGATTGGGAGGCATCTCGGAGGCGCCATTATCATCAATGGCCAAATTGAGATGGGCAAAGAAGGACATAGCGGAACGGTGGAACATATGACGATTGAGCCAAACGGCGCTCCTTGTTACTGCGGCAAGAAGGGCTGTATGGAAACCCGCAGCTCGGTAAGCGCGCTGTTGGAAGAAGGGGAAACCTTGGATTCTTTCTTCCGCCAAGTACGTTCCGGGGTTTCTCCTTACGCGGAGCGATGGGATGCGTTTTTGGATTACCTGGCTTTTTCGATCAACAATATCCACCTGGTCATCAACCGGGAGTTTATTTTGGGCGGCCATATTTCTCCTTACTTAAAGCAGCAGGATATCGATATTTTGCATGAGAAAGTTGATGAAAGAACGGCGTTTCCCAGCCATGAACCATTTATTCATATCAGCCGTTCCCCGGAAAACGGTGTGCCTATAGGCGCCGCGCTCCCCTATATTCAATCTTTTTTGAATTCGATTTAA